AAGCTGAGGCCGATGGCGCGGGCCGCCTCGACCTGGCCGAGGGGGACGGTGTTGATGCCGGAGCGGAGCGCCTCGCAGACGAAGGCGCTCGTGTAGGCGGTGAGGCCGAGGAGGGCGAGCCGGAAGTTGATCGTGGTGAACCGGTCGGCGCCCAGGCTCACGCCGAGGGTCTGGAAGAGGCCGAGCGAGGTGAAGACGATGATGACGGTGAGGGGGATGTTGCGGACGATGTTGACGTAGACGGTGCCGAAGCCCCGCATCAGGGGGACGGGGCTGACGCGCATGGCGGCCAGCAGCGTCCCCCAGATCAGGGAGCCGATGGCGGAGTAGACGGTGAGCTGCACCGTTACCCAGAAGGCTCCGAGCAGGTCGTACCCCTGGAGGAAGTCGAACACGACGGCCTGCTCAGTTCACGATGACGCCGATCTTCGGGGCGGGTTCGTTCTGGTAGCCGGCGGGGCCGAAGTTCTTCTCCACCGCGGCGTCCCAGGAGCCGTCGGCGACCATCTTCTCCAGCGCGGTGTTGATCTTGGCCTTGAGGTCGCTGCCCTTCTGGACGCCGATGCCGTAGTTCTCGTTGCTCATCTTGAAGCCGCCGAGCTTGAACTTGTCCTTGAACTCGGCCTGCGAGGCGTACCCGGCGAGGATCGAGTCGTCAGTGGTGACGGCGTCGATGACCCCGTTCTCCAGGCCGGTCAGGCACTCGGAGTAGCCGCCGTACTCCTGGAGCTGGGCGTCGGGGGCGATCTCGTCCTTGACGTTCTGTGCGGAGGTCGAGCCGGTGACCGAGCACAGCTTCTTGTTGTTCAGGTCGGACGGCTGCTTGATCGAGTCGTCGTCGGCGCGGATCAGGACGTCCTGGTGGGCCAGGAGGTAGGGCCCGGCGAAGTCGACCTTCTCGGCCCGCTCGTCGTTGATCGAGTACGAGGCCGCGATGAAGTCCACGTCGCCGCGCTGGAGCAGCGTCTCCCGGTCGGCGCTCTTGGCCTCCTTCCACACGATGTCGGACGGCTCGTGGCCGAGCTCCTTGGCGATGTACGTCGCCACGTCGACGTCGAAGCCCGTGTAGGTGCCGTCCGGGGTCTTCAGGCCGATGCCGGGCTGGTCGTACTTGATGCCGACGGTGATCTGTTCGCCATTGTGGTCGCGTGGCACCTCTCCGGCGGCGCCGGACGCGAGTCCGGCGGAGGTGAAGGAGAGGA
The sequence above is a segment of the Streptomyces sp. NBC_01255 genome. Coding sequences within it:
- a CDS encoding amino acid ABC transporter permease, whose protein sequence is MFDFLQGYDLLGAFWVTVQLTVYSAIGSLIWGTLLAAMRVSPVPLMRGFGTVYVNIVRNIPLTVIIVFTSLGLFQTLGVSLGADRFTTINFRLALLGLTAYTSAFVCEALRSGINTVPLGQVEAARAIGLSFPQVLRIIVLPQAFRSVVGPLANVLIALTKNTTVAAAIGVAEAALLMREMIENEAQLILISAIFAVGFLCLTLPTGLFLGWVAKKVAVKR
- a CDS encoding glutamate ABC transporter substrate-binding protein codes for the protein MNAHRTGRATVAVAAAVVLSFTSAGLASGAAGEVPRDHNGEQITVGIKYDQPGIGLKTPDGTYTGFDVDVATYIAKELGHEPSDIVWKEAKSADRETLLQRGDVDFIAASYSINDERAEKVDFAGPYLLAHQDVLIRADDDSIKQPSDLNNKKLCSVTGSTSAQNVKDEIAPDAQLQEYGGYSECLTGLENGVIDAVTTDDSILAGYASQAEFKDKFKLGGFKMSNENYGIGVQKGSDLKAKINTALEKMVADGSWDAAVEKNFGPAGYQNEPAPKIGVIVN